A single window of Salvia splendens isolate huo1 chromosome 8, SspV2, whole genome shotgun sequence DNA harbors:
- the LOC121744415 gene encoding ATP-dependent RNA helicase DEAH13: protein MKPSRNSNAAGPNSSSEIGGGDLIILPPKKKKEKGKNQLNVRQQPKLSKSQKRKLKKLEEEKEKELLMSKSIETLEKYKIKDDVFSLMWSSRNLGQVETVREKRRREVEFSKAGLELPHAEKAQTKRKRDKASQNNDDVEVSEEEICLPDTNVHSDASMQPLRDEPNDRRAGDSFEDVANDNTQPSLPRSEEKSTESCQIEEITKPKDVMDEDPIYNPEGENNHNNCISLRNHVAPTVVHVSRPKDVEKQRMGLPIVMMEQEIMEAINENISLIICGETGCGKTTQVPQFLYEAGFGSRGSNNGGGIIGVTQPRRVAVLATAKRVAYELGLRFGKEVGFQVRHDRKVGENCSIKFMTDGILLREVQNDFLLKRYSVLILDEAHERSLNTDILIGMLSRVIQERQREYEMQEKKILAGETIESGNRIYPLKLVLMSATLRVEDFVSNTKIFRNPPPVIEVPTRQFPVTTHFSKKTEIVDYIGQAYKKVLSIHKRLPPGGILVFVTGQREVELLCQRLRRASRKLVEDKASSVSVEKPPEENDMKEIGEAFEFQGSSGHEITERFNSHMEEDNEDFPEDTSDASYDSEEESDLEFFSDGENQTKPESVGDILEEEGTLTSLKAAFEALSGKRVSDSNTKAKDVPETPEGGSDPSRSLSERDDKDNGYSPGKLNVLPLYAMLPASSQLRVFEDARDGERLVVVATNVAETSLTIPGISYVVDTGREKVKNYNSSSGMETYEIQWISKASAAQRAGRAGRTGPGHCYRLYSSAAFNNLFSDFSIAEISKVPVDSVVLLLKSMHIGKVANFPFPTPPETNALIEAERCLKILEALDENGRLTALGKAMARYPMGPRHSRMLLTVIQIMQKAKKCARANLVLAYAVAAVAALSLTNPFLRHFEDNGNNADGKSHAEEGDPKESKKASDKEEKLRKKQQKQIARASCEKFANPTSDALTVAFALQSFDLSENQSQFCDENALHYKTMEEISKLRKQLVKLVFASHDSQQDFSWAHGTIEDVESAWMVSSDKHPLQLNEEEILGQAICSGWADRVAKRIKGASLLAEGDRNTNAVRYQACMLKETVFLHRWSSISRSAPEFLVYSELLHSKRPYIHGATVVKPNWLPEYARVSCSFSAPLSEPKPYYDATADQVMSWVAPTFGPHLWPLPLYGLPIKDDSTRVAVFAYSLLEGQILPCLKDVRKFMAASPATVLKPEARGLKRIGNLSSKLNKKGRVIDTRAKLGNMWKENPRFLFPEILDWFQEGFFNRFEELWEEMHRQALGDPKQRLKKRTKKLKREGRLILASGVEGMEEFRQR from the exons ATGAAGCCGTCACGAAATTCCAACGCCGCCGGACCCAATTCAAG CTCGGAGATTGGTGGCGGAGACTTAATCATATTGCCGccgaagaaaaagaaagagaaaggaaaaaatCAG CTCAATGTGAGGCAGCAACCGAAGCTCAGTAAATCTCAGAAAAGAAAGCTAAAGAAGCTTGAG GAGGAGAAAGAAAAGGAACTCCTTATGTCAAAAAGCATTGAGACATTGGA AAAATACAAGATCAAAGATGATGTTTTTTCACTCATGTGGTCTTCAAGGAACTTGGGGCAG GTTGAGACTGTTCGTGAGAAACGGAGAAGAGAAGTTGAGTTTTCTAAAGCCGGTTTGGAACTCCCACATGCTGAAAAGGCTCAAACTAAGAGGAAAAGAGATAAGGCATCTCAAAacaatgatgatgttgaagtGTCTGAGGAAGAAATCTGTTTGCCGGATACAAATGTGCATTCAGATGCCAGTATGCAACCATTGCGTGATGAACCTAATGATAGACGAGCTGGTGATTCATTCGAAGATGTGGCTAACGACAATACTCAACCATCATTGCCAAGATCCGAGGAAAAATCTACCGAGTCATGCCAAATTGAAGAAATCACGAAGCCTAAG GATGTGATGGATGAAGATCCAATTTACAATCCTGAAGGTGAAAATAACCATAACAACTGTATTTCATTGAGAAATCATGTTGCTCCAACTGTGGTTCATGTCTCAAGACCTAAGGATGTTGAAAAGCAAAGGATGGGTCTGCCAATAGTCATGATGGAACAAGAAATAATGGAAGCTATAAATGAGAATATCAGTCTCATTATATGTGGTGAAACTGGTTGCGGAAAAACAACCCAAGTTCCTCAG TTTCTTTATGAGGCTGGTTTTGGTTCACGTGGTTCAAACAATGGAGGTGGCATTATTGGCGTCACCCAACCGCGCCGAGTTGCAGTACTTGCAACTGCCAAGCGGGTGGCTTATGAGCTTGGGCTACGATTCGGGAAGGAGGTGGGGTTTCAAGTAAGGCATGACAGAAAGGTTGGAGAGAACTGCTCAATCAAGTTTATGACTGATGGAATTTTGCTTCGGGAAGTGCAG AATGATTTTCTGCTGAAGCGATACTCAGTTTTAATATTGGATGAGGCTCATGAGAGGAGTCTGAATACAGATATACTCATCGGGATGCTTTCTCGGGTTATCCAAGAGCGTCAG agggaataCGAGATGCAGGAGAAGAAAATTCTGGCCGGGGAAACTATTGAATCTGGAAATAGGATATACCCTTTGAAGCTTGTTCTCATGAGTGCTACTCTACGCGTGGAAGATTTTGTGTCAAATACAAAAATATTTCGCAATCCTCCACCAGTGATTGAAGTTCCAACTCGACAGTTCCCAGTGACCACACACTTCTCAAAGAAGACTGAAATTGTTGATTATATTGGCCAAGCTTATAAGAAGGTTCTATCAATTCACAAGAGATTGCCACCTGGGGGTATTCTTGTTTTTGTAACTGGACAGAGAGAGGTCGAACTTCTTTGTCAAAGGTTACGTAGAGCTTCTAGAAAGCTAGTTGAAGACAAGGCTTCATCCGTATCCGTGGAGAAACCACCCGAAGAAAATGATATGAAAGAGATAGGTGAGGCATTTGAGTTCCAAGGGAGTTCGGGTCATGAGATAACTGAGCGCTTTAATTCTCACATGGAGGAAGATAATGAAGATTTTCCAGAAGACACATCTGATGCATCTTATGACTCGGAAGAAGAAAGTGATCTGGAGTTCTTTAGTGATGGTGAGAATCAGACGAAACCCGAGTCTGTTGGCGATATTTTGGAAGAAGAGGGAACTCTTACATCACTGAAGGCTGCTTTTGAAGCATTATCAGGGAAAAGAGTTTCTGATTCCAACACCAAAGCCAAAGATGTTCCCGAGACCCCTGAAGGTGGGTCAGATCCGTCCCGTTCCCTTTCCGAACGAGATGACAAAGATAATGGATATTCCCCTGGTAAACTGAATGTGCTACCACTTTATGCGATGCTTCCTGCATCATCCCAGCTTCGTGTTTTTGAAGATGCTAGGGATGGAGAGCGGCTTGTTGTAGTTGCCACTAATGTGGCTGAAACCTCTTTGACAATTCCCGGAATAAGCTATGTTGTCGACACTGGAAGAGAAAAGGTGAAGAACTACAACTCTTCGAGCGGCATGGAGACATATGAGATACAGTGGATAAGCAAAGCCTCTGCAGCTCAGCGTGCTGGAAGAGCCGGAAGAACCGGGCCGGGACATTGTTATCGCCTCTATTCCTCAGCAGCCTTCAATAacttattttctgatttttcaaTTGCTGAAATATCAAAGGTGCCGGTTGATAGTGTTGTCCTCCTTTTGAAATCCATGCATATTGGCAAG GTTGCAAATTTCCCTTTCCCGACACCTCCAGAGACCAATGCTTTGATTGAAGCAGAGCGTTGTCTGAAGATTCTTGAAGCGTTAGATGAAAATGGCAGATTGACAGCTCTGGGGAAGGCCATGGCTCGGTATCCAATGGGTCCTCGTCATTCCAGAATGCTTCTCACGGTTATTCAGATTATGCAGAAGGCAAAAAAGTGTGCCCGAGCAAATCTCGTTTTGGCCTATGCAGTTGCAGCAGTGGCGGCTTTAAGCTTGACAAATCCTTTCCTTCGGCATTTTGAAGACAACGGAAACAATGCAGATGGTAAAAGCCATGCTGAGGAAGGTGATCCTAAAGAAAGCAAGAAAGCTTCTGACAAAGAAGAAAAATTGAGGAAAAAGCAACAGAAACAGATCGCCAGAGCTTCTTGTGAAAAATTCGCCAACCCTACTAGCGATGCTCTAACTGTTGCGTTTGCGCTTCAAAGCTTTGATCTTTCCGAAAACCAGTCACAGTTTTGTGATGAGAATGCTCTACACTACAAGACTATGGAAGAAATTTCCAAGCTGAGAAAGCAGCTTGTGAAACTAGTCTTCGCCTCGCATGATTCACAGCAGGACTTCTCCTGGGCTCACGGAACTATCGAGGATGTAGAGTCTGCTTGGATGGTTTCCTCGGATAAGCATCCTCTTCAGCTGAACGAGGAGGAGATATTGGGGCAGGCTATCTGTTCTGGCTGGGCTGATAGGGTTGCGAAGCGCATCAAAGGAGCTTCACTTTTGGCGGAGGGAGATCGAAACACGAATGCAGTCAGATACCAAGCTTGTATGCTGAAAGAAACCGTCTTTCTTCACCGGTGGTCGTCCATCTCTAGGTCTGCACCTGAATTTCTCGTATACAGCGAGTTATTGCATAGTAAAAGGCCATACATTCATGGAGCCACTGTTGTGAAACCGAATTGGCTTCCTGAATACGCTCGGGTCTCATGTAGTTTCTCTGCACCGCTCTCAGAGCCAAAGCCTTATTACGATGCTACAGCTGATCAAGTCATGTCATGGGTGGCTCCGACTTTCGGCCCACATCTCTGGCCGCTTCCTCTGTACGGCCTGCCTATCAAAGATGATTCCACAAGAGTCGCTGTGTTCGCCTATTCACTGCTAGAAGGCCAAATCCTGCCGTGCCTGAAAGATGTCCGGAAATTCATGGCAGCCTCCCCTGCAACCGTGCTGAAGCCAGAGGCACGTGGGCTGAAACGCATTGGCAATCTATCGAGTAAGTTAAACAAGAAAGGAAGAGTAATCGACACTCGTGCTAAACTGGGAAATATGTGGAAGGAAAATCCTAGATTTCTCTTCCCAGAAATCCTAGATTGGTTTCAAGAAGGATTTTTCAACAGGTTCGAGGAACTCTGGGAGGAGATGCACAGGCAAGCTTTGGGAGATCCCAAGCAAAGGTTGAAGAAAAGGACCAAGAAATTGAAAAGAGAG GGGCGCTTGATTCTGGCAAGTGGAGTCGAAGGCATGGAAGAGTTTAGACAAAGATGA
- the LOC121743314 gene encoding putative low molecular weight protein-tyrosine-phosphatase slr0328: protein MNTLHTATLSTPIAQNSPSRPCAPLLSRKLQPFPPNTHSPKHPIPSIKSTRVLAAASMAPTADDDAPPSRPFSVLFVCLGNICRSPAAEGVFRYLVKERGLDSKIRIDSAGTINYHEGDQADPRMRASSKKRGIEITSISRPIKPSDFRDFDLILAMDNQNREDILGAFERWRHRETLPADAADKVRLMCSYCKRHDETQVPDPYYGGPQGFEKVLDLLEDACESLLENIVSQEL, encoded by the exons ATGAACACTCTGCACACAGCCACGCTCTCAACTCCAATCGCCCAAAATTCACCAAGTCGCCCCTGCGCTCCTCTCCTCTCCCGCAAACTCCAACCATTTCCGCCAAATACTCATTCACCTAAACATCCAATTCCATCCATAAAATCCACCAGAGTACTCGCCGCGGCGTCAATGGCTCCCACCGCAGACGACGACGCGCCGCCGAGCAGACCGTTCTCGGTGCTTTTCGTCTGCCTCGGCAACATCTGCCGGAGCCCCGCCGCGGAAGGCGTTTTCCGGTACCTCGTCAAGGAGAGGGGCCTCGATTCCAAAATCCGCATCGATTCCGCCGGCACTATCAACTACCACGAG GGTGATCAAGCAGATCCAAGAATGAGGGCATCTTCAAAAAAACGTGGAATTGAGATAACTTCTATATCAAGGCCGATAAAGCCTTCAGATTTTAGGGATTTTGATCTTATTCTTGCAATGGATAATCAAAACAGAG AGGATATACTAGGTGCATTCGAGAGGTGGAGACACAGAGAGACACTACCCGCAGACGCAGCTGACAAG GTTCGCTTGATGTGTTCTTATTGCAAGAGGCACGATGAAACCCAAGTTCCCGACCCCTACTATGGTGGACCGCAAGGTTTCGAGAAG GTTTTGGATTTGCTCGAAGACGCGTGCGAGTCCCTATTGGAAAACATCGTTTCTCAGGAGCTCTAA